A genomic region of Macaca thibetana thibetana isolate TM-01 chromosome 14, ASM2454274v1, whole genome shotgun sequence contains the following coding sequences:
- the OTUB1 gene encoding ubiquitin thioesterase OTUB1 isoform X1, with the protein MTRAPPTTLWSTCGCSPQATCSARASSSSTSSRVGGLSRSSASRRWSPCARRATTSTSSRWPRPSACPSRWSTWTAARAAPPTRTSSLRAPSPRSTFSTGLDTTISSTNRAGPGPLLPCCPPLPGARHVQRFFCGCKWSYFTPFFLSHDPPCFIKGGAGGEPCVRVPALLPAWLLCLLPPPPRWVPLLFTHPRLSFPNRSRFEGPGLLEAPPASLGSASFPKAPLHFLAGSGAYMGSWKFLGDLPRVPGPPTLHLLPHRPHLHVPAGSQTPASCPPPGVCMVGSPGWRGLCEAGPGSGQVEELGLPQGAPAVPAWWRRAAFKRAGSTVLRSRQGCRFSTPPSAPRPPACACLAPPLLGPWCVCIACLFCLHLFSSPPPAHSGSQPPGCELLGGRPSINVNCCCRLCRPPVPPPAWLTESSCQPFSAKASGQGLHPTPGPPPSPSQSSDSRSCHSVIFIRLLGRGAEGKKGWPGPGQAAGFGDLSELGAGSRRQV; encoded by the exons ATGACCAGAGCACCTCCGACTACCTTGTGGTCTACCTGCGGCTGCTCACCTCAGGCTACCTGCAGCGCGAGAGCAAGTTCTTCGAGCACTTCATCGAGGGTGGGCGGACTGTCAAGGAGTTCTGCCAGCAG GAGGTGGAGCCCATGTGCAAGGAGAGCGACCACATCCACATCATCGCGCTGGCCCAGGCCCTCAGCGTGTCCATCCAGGTGGAGTACATGGACCGCGGCGAGGGCGGCACCACCAACCCGCACATCTTCCCTGAGGGCTCCGAGCCCAAGGTCTACCTTCTCTACCGGCCTGGACACTACGATATCCTCTACAAATAGGGCTGGCCCCGGCCCGCTGCTGCCCTGCTGCCCCCCTCTGCCAGGCGCTAGACATGTACAGAGGTTTTTCTGTGGTTGTAAATGGTCCTATTTCACCCCCTTCTTCCTGTCACACGACCCCCCATGTTTTATTAAAGGGGGTGCTGGTGGTGAGCCGTGTGTGCGTGTCCCTGCTCTGCTGCCCGCCTGGCTGCTCTGTctgctgccccctccccccaggTGGGTCCCTCTGCTTTTCACCCATCCACGCCTGAGCTTCCCCAACAGGAGCAGGTTTGAGGGGCCAGGCCTCTTGGAGGCTCCTCCTGCTTCCTTGGGTTCTGCTTCCTTCCCTAAGGCCCCCCTTCACTTCTTAGCTGGCTCAGGGGCTTATATGGGATCCTGGAAGTTCCTTGGGGACTTGCCCAGGGTCCCAGGGCCACCCACACTTCATCTGCTCCCTCACAGGCCCCATCTCCACGTCCCAGCTGGGTCCCAGACCCCAGCTTCCTGCCCTCCACCAGGGGTCTGCATGGTCGGGAGTCCTGGGTGGAGGGGCCTTTGTGAGGCTGGACCTGGCTCAGGGCAGGTGGAGGAGCTGGGCCTCCCACAGGGTGCCCCGGCAGTGCCAGCCTGGTGGAGGAGGGCAGCCTTCAAACGTGCGGGGTCCACAGTCCTCAGGTCTAGGCAGGGCTGCCGGTTCTCCACTCCCCCATCCGCCCCCAGGCCCCCTGCCTGTGCCTGCCTTGCACCCCCTCTGCTTGGGCCATGGTGTGTCTGCATTGCCTGCCTTTTTTGCCTTCACCTCTTTTCTTCCCCGCCCCCTGCACATTCGGGGTCTCAGCCCCCAGGCTGTGAGCTCCTTGGGGGCAGGCCCTCAATAAATGTGAACTGCTGCTGCCGCCTCTGCCGTCCGCCTGTGCCTCCGCCCGCCTGGCTCACCGAGAGCTCCTGCCAGCCCTTTTCAGCGAAAGCATCTGGCCAGGGGCTCCATCCAACACCTGGGCCGCCTCCTTCCCCCAGTCAGAGCTCAGACAGTAGGAGCTGCCACAGCGTGATCTTTATTAGGCTCCTCGGGCGGGGCGCGGAGGGAAAGAAGGGCTGGCCGGGCCCAGGCCAGGCTGCAGGCTTTGGCGACCTCTCAGAGCTGGGAGCGGGGTCCCGAAGGCAGGTCTGA